Genomic DNA from Theobroma cacao cultivar B97-61/B2 chromosome 3, Criollo_cocoa_genome_V2, whole genome shotgun sequence:
taagtttTCTACTTTCAATGTCCATCGATGGTGGTAACAATTTGGttccttgtttcttttttctcttttattggTTAGGTGTAGGAGTCTCTCACTCTCTTTCCTATGGAACTCATTTGTTTAACCTGCATCTAATTTGTAAGTAGGAACTAGCCACTAAAATTGGTAGCTTTTGGAGAGTCAATTATTAGGTTCTGTAGTTCCTATATGATTATGTGGCAATTATTCCAAGTTGTTATAGCAATTTGTTAATGCAATAGGCGAATCTTTTTTAGGCACTTCAATGTAGTGATTGGTCCCATCGTCCTCTTACAGAAGAGCAGCTAAGATATGCCGCTACAGATGCACACTGCTTGCTTGAAATATTCAAAATCTTCCAGGCCATGGTTGTCAAAGAAGGTGAAAACTATCTCTGAATTTGGAATCTGTAGATTGTGATCAGATTTCTTGTGCAAAATTTTAGGCTAAAATTGCTGTATCTTTAAAatgtttgtttttgttgtaCCTTGGAAAATCACTCCTTTAGAATACTTTTCATCCTTCCCAGCTATTTGACATTTAAGAAAGCTAGACCTAGTGTTTCCTCTGAGTTTACTCTCCATAGAATTCTCGCTGTGATAGCTATCTTTGAGGACATGTGCATGTGCATCTATTGACAAACCACATAGCATGTTACCTCTTGTAACTTGTCATTACTTCATTCATATGATTTCTGGTATTACAGACTTTGCTGCAGGTGGGAATTATATGAATGGATATATggtttctaaattattttccATATGTCCTGTGATTTTAGTTTGgtttacaaaatataaaactaaaagatgcttataaaatcaaatttcagCATTACTCTGTGATTTATTATTTGGTGATTTGatggatttgaattttaaaatattttgcatcATTGTTATATGAATGTTTACATGGTCGTTTAGACATATTCTTCTCAAAGGCATTGAAAGCAGACTTAACTTCTCTCAAAATAATCTTTCTGAAACTTCTTCTGCAATTATGGATCagtcaaagaaaagaaaaatagtcaTACATAAATAAGATGCAAGgtttaaacaatatttttaaatgttatttaaTATAGGTTCTATTTGTCATGTTAGAGCACTCTGCATGTAGGTGGTATATACAGCTTCCCCTTGCCAACAGAAATTCTCTTCATCTGCTGCTTTTGTGATTATGGTCCAATGAAGCAAATTAATATTTGCATCTTATTATGTTAGAGTTTTAGACAACTTTTTCTGGAGGCTGTGCATTCTTTCTTCCCCTTTGAGATGGAATTTTCTCTGTGTTTGCTACAACCATATTGGTGTACTTCATACCTTGCATCTCCTTTGATTACAAAGGTTCAAGTTGTTTACATTACTGCCCTTCCGTTTATTGCACATTATGAGTGGCAAATCAAGTTTATTACTTGAACATCTTTATGAACAGAGCATCTGTTATTGTTCTTATTGGCTTATCAGTGGCCTGAATTATCTTGTGAGTTAGGCTGAAAATATCTGGACTGCCTTTTATTTCAGGGAAATCATGTAATGATGTCAAGGAACTGcatcaatttaatttgaatttaggACTGAAGGATATTTTTCAGATGCCTGATGGTGACAATAAGCTAGCTGGGACCAAATTTTGCAACGCGCTGGATATTGTCCAGGCTACTGCATCTTCTGAAGATTGTGGAAGAATAGCCAGGGGACTGGAGGTAATCAGAAAAACTAAGCCTATGGATGAATCCCTCTGGAAGATAGTAAGAAAATATGGTGAAAAACTTTTGTTGTGTGAATCTGATAGAAAGCCAAAAACTTccagaaagaaaggaaaaaagcgGTCCTCGGTGGTTGCTGTTTGCAAAAAAAACCAGCTAGATAGTTCTGGTGGCTGGCAAGGCCTCCCACCATGGGATATATCCTTGGGGGGTGATGGATGGCCTAAGTTTTTGTGTGATGTGATGGTATGTAAAGTGCTTAATTGCGCattattgttctttttctttatctatGGAGGCTTTTAGATCTTGACTGAATCCAAAACAAAGATTTGTTGCATGTAAGACTGTCATATTAGTAGTGGCCTGCAATAAATATCTCTCTTCCTCCTTTCACTATCtgcaatttagttttattctaGGACTCCTTCGAATTAACACTACAGGATAATGTAAAGTCCGTATTATTACTGTTTATAGTGTTAGTGGGAGTGTAACAAAATACTTATTTAGGTTGAAGGCTTGGCAAAACATCTACGTTGTGTTGGTGTAGATGCTGCAATTCCACATTCCAAAAAGCCAGAACCCAGGTTTTCCTCTATGTTGCTTTATATTTTTGTGTTATATTTCTGGACATTTTTTGGGTACTTTTCTGAACATATAATAGCATGGAAGAATTAACTCTTTAATCAAATTCTTCTTGCTTTTAGGGAGCTAATCGATCAAGCATACAAAGAGAAGAGAGTGCTTTTGACAAGAGATGCCAAGCTATTGAGACACCAGTATCTGCTAAAGAATCAAATATATAGGGTGAAGAGTCTTCTGAAAAATGAACAGCTAATTGAGGTGTGCATGCAGTCATAATCGTAaggagatttttttttcctggaAGTTCAACTTGGTTAAGTGAGGCCAAAATATAAACAGGTTTATGGAggccaaaataaaattaaaaggatAAAATGTATGAGGcctaaaattcatgaaacattTTGCAGGTAATTGAGATTTTCCAATTGAAAATTAGTGAGGATCAGCTAATGTCGAGGTGCACCAAATGCAATGGGAGATTTATTCAGAAGCCGCTGACAACAGAAGAGGCCATTGAAGCTGCGAAGGGCTTCCAAAGAATTCCGAACTGCTTGTTTGacaaaaatttagaattttggCAATGCATGGACTGCAACCAACTTTACTGGGAGGTAGTTTGTTGCttcttttccttgttcttTAAAATGAGTTTCTTTGCTAACACAGAGCACAAACTATAAGGCTTGAATCTTGGATCTCTATCTAAACCCACCCCCACTACCAACGACTTCAGCCGCATCAAATGACCTCAATTCTTAAGATGATTTAATCACCCAATTACTTCATACTCTTAATATCTAGCATTGCACCATGAATGTGGGGGTGGGGGTACTTGAACTTGGGACTTCCATGGCCTTAGCTTGTTCTTCATACTATCCTCATCCCTGAATTAAAGCTTCATTGACACTGAtgacaaattttattaatcagACAACCCTTCCAAATGTCAGGTAGGTTTCAGTTCCTCAGAAAACTAACCTGCTGTAGATTTACTATTTCATCCTTCTCTTATTGGTCCCTTGTTTCAAAGGGACCAGTGTGGTTGCTCGTGACCTGCTCACCAAACAGTCTCTCCAGACTAAAACCAAGGCATATTGATTCGAAATAATAATTGTGAGCTTAGGGCTGGATCTCTCCATGTGCTAACACGGGGTAGGGGGTTATCTAGAGGGTTGGCTTTTCTGGTACACCCTATAAAAGCAGAGGTCGATAGCCGCATCACCATTCCAATGAAAAGTTTAAAAGGAAGAGAGGTTCTCCCTTGAGATCTTTATGGGGGGTTTCTTTAGGTTAATCATTGATATCTGCATTAAGATGGCAGCTCGGTTCTATGCCTTATATAGATAGGTGGCAGCCCAAATATATCTGCCCTCGCTTGAATTAAAACATTGTCATCCTATGACGTACCTTTGTTTGAAAACTATAATTATGTCGTGAAATTCTGGTATCTTCCATTGCGTGGATAGATCTCTAGCAGCCTGCTTTACTAACATGCTTGTAAGTTGTAACTGTTGTTTGGTTGTTTCAGGGAACCCAGTACCACAATGCTGTTCAGAAGTTCATCGATGTTTGCAAATTGAACGAATGACTCGGAACTTGGGGAAAAGAACACTGTGCTCTGTGATAAATATCATCCTATCGATATTGTTTGTACTAAACTTTAATAGTGCTTAAGCTCACAGTTATATTTCCCCGCATTTTTATTTTGCGGAAATGCTTCTACAGTACCAAGCTCTTTCCATCGTTATCTAATTTTACAACTATTAAAACTATGGATTAGTGCTGCACCGACCCGACCGAAGTTTGACCAAGAAAAGTAGTGGGACCATTGAAAAAAAAGCTCGTGCTCAACACGTGCCAAATGTTAGGACGAGCAGATTCTTCCGAGAAATACTGTGAAAAAGGCAAAATCCACTAAAGCTCACTCTGCGCTCGCTCTGGTGGCGTTCTGCTCTTTCTACTGGCGTGTGACCCATTGCGCACAGACGAGAGATGTCCACGTCGTCGTATTATCACGTGACGTCCGTTTGATAAGAAGgtgatttcaattttcatcaatCATCCGTTTCATCCAACGGCTACGGCAAATTCTTTCGTACTTTTCCTTTTGCCATTGCAGACCAGGCACGTGCGTCGCCGATGGGACCCATGTCCTACCCCCCCCCGACccaaaaaatattattcttCGCTCTCTTAGCAACGGCTTACGTCATGGACACGTTTCGCCTGCTCCTAGACTCATTTTACTGATTCTGTCGTGTCTAAACGCCACGTGTCCTTTCTCCTCTCCGGAATACTTGAAGCGTCGAGTTGGATTTCGAGCCGCCGCCGCAGCCAATTCGTTTAGGCGGCACACGGCTTTCTATCACCTGGGCTTTTGCCCTTTTCTGTAGCACAGGTGCTTCAAATTTAGTTTTTGTGTACTACTGTTGCCACTGTACTTTCATCAGATTaatttgtcaaaaaaataatttttttgtgaatttgaatttgttgaaatggattaatgttataatttaaatattttttatgaaaagaaaaaggaaatatttataaatatattaatatactGATATTTCAGTTACGAATATGACaaaaagattatgaaaaaCAGTATTACCATATGTTTATACCTTAATTGTCTATGCTGATCAAGATAAAGAGCCTCAGTTATTTGTCTAAAAACAATGAAAGGTTGCTTAAGTGAAACGCCATTGTCTCCTTTTGGCTCTAATTAGGAACAAATTTCCATCAATTGCCTGACATCATGCTTCTTCCATGTCAACCTGTTGTTCTTTTTGGTTTAAACGCTGCAGGACACTACTAGTCACAAAGAAAAGATGATTTTATCTGAGACGAACCATTCTGGCTGTGAAATCCTTTATTCATAGAAAAAACCTCCAAGTGTTTCTGCTTCGGCTGAGCAACGATCTCTTACTTCCCCACCCTAGGAATtgtcacttctttgctacatTGCAGCCTGTGCTTTCTTCCCGACAATTCCTCTTTTCCCCTTGTGCTCCAACTCCCTTGGCTTACTCAGAGCTTTCCTTAGTGGGATCCACTTCTCTCTCTACTCactctgttttcttttcttttcttttttgtttttacattttaaacaAGAAATGTATCATGACTTCGCGGATTTTCATGTGCTCGAGGCAAGTTCGCTCTACTAAGAATTGCCATGATCCTTAATGTTGGTAACTTTGATTGGTCTTGTAATGATGCATAAAAAGCTAATCCCTTGTTCACtgcaattattttcttttaggtTTCTGCTTATGTCTCGCTAGTTTGCATGCAGAAGGGGCCTCATgttcaataatatttttttttctgttaacTGGGGAGGGTCTTGGAGCAAACCGATGATCCCTTTACCTAAAATTGTTCTCTGTTCACCCTTTTCTCTCGTACCAAGAAGaagacttaaaaaaaaaaaaagccgaAACAGgcaataaaataatgaaaagagaaTGAGAAGAATTCTTACTCTTTCATTCTCTCTGGTCAGAAAAGAACCAACTAAAGGCTACAGTGCAGACGCACTAAACGCCCCCCACAAAGAACAAGACTTGAGTGATTGACTATTGCAAGATTTtaagaatataattattggGAAAAAACATGTATGCATGTACAGAAATTTCCTATATGTATAGTACTTCCCTGAATGATAATGAAATAACAACAGAAAGACAAATTTGTCCCTGTTTCAAGTGagctctctctttctctctctctttcatttcatatagTAGTAGGCCAACACAGGGAACCACCACAAATACAATCTCTCAAAGGGTTCCATCTTATTTGCTTTAAGACCAGCTTCCTAGCAAAGTAGGTGATTTTCCTCTCTTTGAAGACTCCATagcttttttcctcttttcccctttttctcACTCTTAAACCATGGATACCGCTCAGTGGCCACAGGTAAAGAGggtcttcttttttttgtttttcttcacatgaaatcatgaattctttttttttttctgggttGAAGTTTTCAAAGCTAATTAGTAGTAGAATATTTGTAGCTTTgggttttgagttttttttttatctcgtTGATTGCTTGCTTTAAAGTTTCACTTTTTGCCATGAGATGATGTTGTTTCAGCCCCCACTAATAGTTGAATTTATGTTGCTGTCGTTTAagatctttcaattttttctcttgagaAAGTACTgcacttttttctttctttttcgaCCATCTGATAAAGGACCCGGAAAAAagttactattattatttgtttttattgccGGTGTAATCCTCAAAGTGCAAAGCACCgtcctttgtttttctctgtcttgcttctttcttctttcatctttGTTAGCAGTTTAGTTTGTGAGAGAACACTTTTTTTGGTCATGGAGTCATGGCTTTTTCAtgtcttttgtttctttttaccttttctttttaattccAGGGAATTGGGGTCGTTAAGCccatggaagcttcaagacCTATGGTGGAGAGACGAGCCAGGCCTCAAAACGATCAAGCTTTGAACTGTCCCAGGTGTAATTCAACTAACACCAAGTTTTGTTACTATAATAACTACAGTCTTTCTCAGCCAAGATACTTCTGCAAGACTTGTAGAAGGTATTGGACAGAAGGTGGTTCCCTCAGGAATGTTCCTGTTGGAGGAGGTtcaagaaagaacaagagatcttcttcatcttcatcatcatcatcatcaccatcaaTAGCTTCATCAAATAAGGTTGGTGATCTGACCCCACCTGGTCCTGCTTCTCAAAACCCTAAGATCCATGAAGGTCAAGACCTTAACCTAGCTTATCCACCACCAACTGAAGATTACAATAGCTTTTCAAAATTCGTAGAGGTTCCGTATGGCACTGGTAGCAAAAGCAACCATCATAACTCTAGCTCCTCCCCAACTTCGACTCATCTCAATGCCACGGAGCTGCTGAAGACTGGACGAGGATTGAGTTCGTTCATGTCGATGCCGGTTTCTGATTCCAATACCGTGTACTCAAGTGGATTTCCAATGCAAGACTTAAAAGCGACTCTCAATTTTTCTCTCGATGGATTTGAAACTAGCTATGGGAGTCTTCAAGGGGTACAAGAAAGTGGTGCAAGGCTTTTGTTTCCTATGGAGGAATTGAAGCAGGTTCCAAGCACTAACGAATTGGAGCAAAGTGGAAGGCAAGGAGAATCTACTGGATATTGGAGTGGAATGCTGGGCGGAGGAGGACATTGGTGAAATGAACAGAAAAATTTAACAACATGGTTAAACAGGACGGAAGCTGGTGTTCTCTTTATTGcttttcttcttgcatggTGGTGACTAGTTTGAAGTTTGATTACTAACAGTTAGGGTACATGGGCTTCTGTCTTTCTTTCAGCTTTAGCCTTTTACCCATTTCCCTTTTACTTGTAATGCTGTAGTACCTTTCTCTACTCTTTGATCAGTGTGAGTGTTTGAAGCTTCTTTTTAGGTCGGCTTCAAAAGGTTGACATTAAATGCTGTGCATATATGTAAAGGTCCAGAGGACTATATATGTGGCTAGGCGCCAAGCTTAAAgactcatttttcttcttttctttcgaGAACTTCGGCCTTAAGCTATAAGAGACAAGAGAGGAACTAGATTTCTTGGCCGCTTGCTGCTTCTTGGGGTTGCCATTGCACTGTGAATTTGGTTCACATGTTTTCCACCGCAGCATGGGGGTTATTCAGGGCCCCTTCTCCTGCGTTGTATGTTgtttatcttttaataatgTGCCATGTTGTTAGGTAGCCAAAGACAAAAAAACCAAAGCCTGTTAGTAGCTTAATGAACAGAATGATTTTTgttgaattaaaatttgtttattttaatttaatttaacgCTGGGATTTGCGGGCGTGATTGGTAACTATAGACAtggattttcttttatttatatcttTGAGCTCGAAGTGAGTTGGGAATGATGGGTGTCAATCCTTTGCAGtgtacttttctttctctttctctctttgccttttccctttttttttctccttgcCAACAGGTCACGAGTGTCGGGTGTTATCAGCATCATCTGGGTCTTGCGATTCTTTCCCCCTCCCTCCCATCCCTGAAAAGCAAACCTTCATAGGCCAGCGTACTATCTTGACAAGGAATAACCAGAATGAATTACTTATTAGGTATGACCCCATCTAAGCCATGCCTGCACATGCTATTCCACTTTCTAATGCAGGCTTagtattttttctttcttcttctatttctttttccctgGGCAtgtactttttcttttggatgaACAGTGTGGGATAATTACTTTGGTTCTTAGAGTTATTCTGAATGATTTCACAAAGATATGTgcattttttaagtttagaTTAAGAATCAAGCTTAAGATGCGTGCATAGACAAAGAATAACaggttttttttatggtttCTAAGACTAATCTCTTCCTCCCATTTCACCAGAAACTCATGCGTATAACAGTTTCTATCTTTTGGTCACTCAGCGTTGGGAGACTCTTCCATACATAGCAATGTGCTCCATTTCcatgaattattattataagtCATTATTACTTCCCCATCCCCATCCtcatatttctttcttcactaGTTTACGAGTAAAATCGAAGACAAAGAAGTTCTTAGCTTTGACTTAGCATACCCATCTCTGGTCATGGGGTGGGACCCACAAACATTCTCCTTGGGAGCTGTGCTCAGGAATTATCCCCTTCCACCTAGCTAGCAAAATCTTTCAGATTTAGTTCATGATTCATACAGGCCCAtgatttgtttatttactatattattttatctatggTAGCACAAGTAGATATGTAGCCTTAGACCCTCTCTGgcataaattattttgtcCAAGGTGTTCACCACTATGGGTGTTTCAAAGCCGTGAATTGAGGTTCACCACCCCCCCCCTCCCCCTCATCATGGAGGGTCTCTTTCTTTGCCAAACTCGGGCACTACGCTCTGTATGTAATTTTCACTTTGAGACGGTATTCTTTTGCTCTCCTGAATTTGTCAATGAGATGGGGCAAGATTTTCAACATTCCGAATCAGCCTCTAGACTGTCGGTGATGATCAGAATTTCTTGACGTTTTACCAATTTTTTTCGTCTCCAATTTACTGTTTATGATTAATAGATTAAGATTCACGGAGTCAACTTTCTCCTTCCACCAATGAAATGCAAGAATATATGCCTGCATATATTTTCGTGATCATTCTAGCTGTAAATCATGaattacaaagaaaatgaatctTATGAAGTCAGTCTCACGTTATGTAAAAGTTCATATCTATGAAGTTAATGACCAGAGAATGATGAACTTCTGCAATCTTGATTAATATATATTCCATTCATATATTGACACCATTATTGAGAATCTCAACTATTTTTACATACCAACTTAatttaaaaaccaaaaaccagAGCAGCTCCCAcctttattattaattcaaaCCCTGTAAAGCTTTGGAGCTGTACCTTCTTTTGATCTCCAAAACTACAAGCGAAGCTAAATATTCCCTGTGCTGCCATACTTTCCCTACTCATGACCCTCCAAGAAAATGCTTGTAGCGAAACAGGTTTAAGCTTGTATGGTTTTCCATCAAAGTGTAGACAGGCCACACAACTTGCACGTAGCTCGCACTAGGGGGTGGGGGGGGAGGGGGTTGCGTGGTGTCACGTAGGAATCTGTAGCTATATGTGAAAGTCGGTGATTGTGAGGTTTGTTTGCAATGTCACCATCAGATTTGAACTTGCAATCTACGTAATAAGCCTTTTGTTTGGTTCATTGGTTCACCATTATCAATGTCCCAACTTCCTTTGAAGGAGACAAATCAAGTCCTGTCGTGCACCATAATTCTATATATCACAAGGCAATTGTTCTTTCTTCGGCctggttttctttttatgatCCGAAATAAGGTACAATTTACAGTTGTGGGCTACTGCCTGCCTGACATGATGAGCCTTTAATAGATTACAAACAAAGAGCAGGTGATAAACATTGAACATCTTAGGTACTGTCCTTAGCAAAGAAGGAAATATGAACAagggaaaatatatatatatacacttctCATAAAAGGGTATTTAAAAGTTTACCaagtaataattttaatttttaatatactAACCTCT
This window encodes:
- the LOC18605810 gene encoding dof zinc finger protein DOF4.6 isoform X1, whose translation is MYHDFADFHVLEGIGVVKPMEASRPMVERRARPQNDQALNCPRCNSTNTKFCYYNNYSLSQPRYFCKTCRRYWTEGGSLRNVPVGGGSRKNKRSSSSSSSSSSPSIASSNKVGDLTPPGPASQNPKIHEGQDLNLAYPPPTEDYNSFSKFVEVPYGTGSKSNHHNSSSSPTSTHLNATELLKTGRGLSSFMSMPVSDSNTVYSSGFPMQDLKATLNFSLDGFETSYGSLQGVQESGARLLFPMEELKQVPSTNELEQSGRQGESTGYWSGMLGGGGHW
- the LOC18605808 gene encoding exonuclease mut-7 homolog isoform X2 → MDVHLVSSIDSDEFTHLTRALSRSTLIGLDAEWKPIRSQQSTFPTVTLLQLACQLGDDPAEWDESLVFLLDLASIPLSSIWELLKDVFVSPDILKLGFKFKQDLIFLSSTFGAEGCDPAFDKVEPYLDITNIHKFLQHKQGKKVSKDTKSLSAICEEVLGISLSKALQCSDWSHRPLTEEQLRYAATDAHCLLEIFKIFQAMVVKEGKSCNDVKELHQFNLNLGLKDIFQMPDGDNKLAGTKFCNALDIVQATASSEDCGRIARGLEVIRKTKPMDESLWKIVRKYGEKLLLCESDRKPKTSRKKGKKRSSVVAVCKKNQLDSSGGWQGLPPWDISLGGDGWPKFLCDVMVEGLAKHLRCVGVDAAIPHSKKPEPRELIDQAYKEKRVLLTRDAKLLRHQYLLKNQIYRVKSLLKNEQLIEVCMQS
- the LOC18605808 gene encoding exonuclease mut-7 homolog isoform X1 encodes the protein MDVHLVSSIDSDEFTHLTRALSRSTLIGLDAEWKPIRSQQSTFPTVTLLQLACQLGDDPAEWDESLVFLLDLASIPLSSIWELLKDVFVSPDILKLGFKFKQDLIFLSSTFGAEGCDPAFDKVEPYLDITNIHKFLQHKQGKKVSKDTKSLSAICEEVLGISLSKALQCSDWSHRPLTEEQLRYAATDAHCLLEIFKIFQAMVVKEGKSCNDVKELHQFNLNLGLKDIFQMPDGDNKLAGTKFCNALDIVQATASSEDCGRIARGLEVIRKTKPMDESLWKIVRKYGEKLLLCESDRKPKTSRKKGKKRSSVVAVCKKNQLDSSGGWQGLPPWDISLGGDGWPKFLCDVMVEGLAKHLRCVGVDAAIPHSKKPEPRELIDQAYKEKRVLLTRDAKLLRHQYLLKNQIYRVKSLLKNEQLIEVIEIFQLKISEDQLMSRCTKCNGRFIQKPLTTEEAIEAAKGFQRIPNCLFDKNLEFWQCMDCNQLYWEGTQYHNAVQKFIDVCKLNE
- the LOC18605810 gene encoding dof zinc finger protein DOF4.6 isoform X2, with translation MDTAQWPQGIGVVKPMEASRPMVERRARPQNDQALNCPRCNSTNTKFCYYNNYSLSQPRYFCKTCRRYWTEGGSLRNVPVGGGSRKNKRSSSSSSSSSSPSIASSNKVGDLTPPGPASQNPKIHEGQDLNLAYPPPTEDYNSFSKFVEVPYGTGSKSNHHNSSSSPTSTHLNATELLKTGRGLSSFMSMPVSDSNTVYSSGFPMQDLKATLNFSLDGFETSYGSLQGVQESGARLLFPMEELKQVPSTNELEQSGRQGESTGYWSGMLGGGGHW